The Vicia villosa cultivar HV-30 ecotype Madison, WI linkage group LG1, Vvil1.0, whole genome shotgun sequence genome includes a region encoding these proteins:
- the LOC131644462 gene encoding mitochondrial ATP-independent inner membrane protease subunit 2-like, whose translation MVSTFTWFRYLKSKAQYSIALGFKNHKGGTLKDNELTDFLWKHFCHGKMTFLHWNKGEEMAPTIAGKGATLLVRRLPIPDPRHVYVGDVVVLKNPEKPDDYLVRRLAATGGYEMASTNEKDESFILDQDQCWVVAENEKLKVKEANDSRTFGPIHMTNIVGRVLYCLRSAVDHGRVQNSPFSMQNDSPVLEVELDVDEMAKSHKA comes from the exons ATGGTTTCCACCTTCACGTGGTTTCGCTACCTTAAATCCAAAGCTCAATACTCCATCGCTCTCGGTTTCAAG AATCATAAAGGAGGTACTCTCAAAGATAATGAGCTCACAGATTTTCTTTGGAAGCACTTCTGTCATGGAAAAATGACCTTCTTGCACTGGAATAAAGGAGAGGAGATGGCTCCTACTATTGCTGGAAAAGGAGCAACTCTTCTTGTTAGGAGATTACCAATTCCAGACCCAAG ACATGTTTATGTAGGAGATGTTGTGGTCTTGAAGAATCCTGAAAAGCCAGATGACTACCTAGTCAGAAGACTAGCTGCAACTGGAGGTTATGAAATGGCTTCTACTAATGAAAAGGATGAATCATTTATTCTTGACCAGGATCAGTGTTGGGTAGTTGCtgaaaatgaaaaattgaaaGTCAAG GAAGCAAATGATAGTCGAACATTTGGTCCAATTCACATGACGAACATCGTAGGCAGAGTCCTATACTGCCTGCGAAGTGCTGTAGACCATGGCCGTGTACAGAACAG TCCTTTCAGCATGCAAAATGATTCACCAGTGTTGGAAGTGGAACTTGATGTTGATGAGATGGCAAAAAGCCACAAGGCCTGA
- the LOC131619026 gene encoding large ribosomal subunit protein eL21x/eL21w-like, whose protein sequence is MPAGHGLRSRTRDSFSRPFRKKGTIALATYLRTYHIGDYVDIRVNGAVHKGMPHKFYHGRTGRVWNVTKRAIGVEVNKQVRNKILRKRIHVRVEHVMPSRCTEEFRLRKIQNDKLKAEAKAKGEVISTKRKPEGPKPGFKVEGATLETVTPIPYDVVNDLKGGY, encoded by the exons ATGCCTGCCGGACATGGTCTCCGTTCAAGGACCAGGGACTCCTTCTCCCGTCCCTTCCGTAAGAAGGGAACAATAGCCCTTGCAACCTATCTCAGGACGTACCACATCGGTGACTACGTCGACATCAGAGTTAACGGAGCTGTTCACAAAGGTATGCCTCACAAATTCTACCACGGCCGCACCGGTCGCGTCTGGAACGTCACCAAACGTGCCATCGGCGTCGAAGTCAACAAACAG GTGAGGAACAAGATCTTGAGGAAGAGGATTCATGTTCGAGTGGAGCATGTTATGCCGTCTAGGTGCACTGAGGAGTTTCGATTGAGGAAGATTCAGAATGATAAGTTGAAGGCTGAGGCGAAGGCAAAGGGAGAGGTGATCAGCACCAAGCGCAAGCCGGAAGGGCCGAAACCTGGTTTCAAGGTGGAGGGTGCTACATTGGAGACTGTTACTCCGATACCGTATGATGTTGTTAATGATCTTAAAGGAGGGTATTAG
- the LOC131657448 gene encoding large ribosomal subunit protein eL21z/eL21y-like has translation MIKHVHVESNKWCILVLSNSPTLKLLFVLKQNSAYKKKNSSTWILNLGFKLSFGQCSVNSSLAGFLPVAISCLETSHGHTDRVWNITKRAISVEVNKQVRNKILRKRIHVRVEHVIPSRCTEEFRLRKIQNDKLKAEAKANGEVISTKRKPEGPKPGFKVEGATLEIVTPIPYDVVNDLKGGY, from the exons ATGATAAAACATGTGCATGTCGAGTCTAATAAGTGGTGTATTTTGGTGTTATCAAACTCTCCCACACTTAAACTTTTGTTTGTCCTTAAGCAAAACTCTGCTTACAAGAAGAAAAACAGTAGCACTTGGATACTTAACTTAGGCTTTAAACTCTCTTTTGGCCAATGTTCTGTTAACAG TTCTCTTGCTGGTTTCCTACCTGTTGCAATCTCATGTCTAGAAACATCTCATGGCCACACCGACCGCGTTTGGAACATTACCAAACGAGCCATCAGCGTCGAAGTCAACAAACAG GTGAGGAACAAGATCTTGAGGAAGAGGATTCATGTTCGAGTGGAGCATGTTATTCCGTCTAGGTGCACTGAGGAATTCCGGTTGAGGAAGATTCAGAATGATAAGTTGAAGGCTGAGGCAAAGGCAAATGGAGAGGTGATCAGCACCAAGCGCAAGCCGGAGGGTCCCAAACCTGGTTTCAAGGTGGAGGGTGCTACATTGGAGATTGTTACTCCAATTCCATATGATGTTGTTAATGATCTTAAAGGAGGGTATTAG